In one window of Solanum pennellii chromosome 2, SPENNV200 DNA:
- the LOC107010803 gene encoding V-type proton ATPase subunit G 1-like, translated as MDSMRGQGGIQMLLTAEQEAQQIVYAARNVKTTRLRQAKEEAEMEVTNYRSHLEAEYKQKLSETSGSSDSTEKRLEIETEQKIQHLKKAASQVSPDVIAMLTKYITTIKT; from the exons ATGGATTCAATGAGAGGGCAAGGAGGCATTCAAATGCTACTAACTGCTGAACAGGAAGCCCAACAAATTGTTTATGCTGCAAGAAatg TTAAAACGACAAGATTGAGGCAAGCAAAAGAAGAGGCTGAGATGGAAGTGACAAATTATCGCTCCCATCTCGAAGCTGAATACAAGCAGAAACTATCTGAG ACCAGTGGAAGTTCAGACTCAACTGAAAAGAGGCTTGAGATAGAAACAGAGCAAAAGATTCAACATTTGAAGAAAGCAGCCTCCCAAGTATCTCCTGATGTTATTGCAATGCTCACAAAGTACATTACAACTATTAAAACATGA
- the LOC107008838 gene encoding 50S ribosomal protein L21, mitochondrial, which produces MANRRCLQTLTRHLSYLLSPNPSLCSPQTVTPPLLNSINTLTSSPKCPQVTTQISSFHRHFSSNRPSNSDEEEEDESEDETDYDDDDDDDVEGFKSNSDPGREYTPEEKEYEAAEIGYKVIGPLQKSDRVFKPYEPVYAVIQIGSHQFKVSNGDSIFVEKLKFCEVNDKLILNKVLLLGSKTQTIIGRPILPDAAVHAVVEEHALDAKVLIFKKKRRKNYRRTRGHRQELTKLRITDIQGVEKPEVVPILKTEKKDAKKVAVAA; this is translated from the exons ATGGCAAATCGGCGATGCCTTCAAACCCTAACCCGTCATTTATCATACCTTCTCTCTCCAAACCCATCTCTTTGTTCCCCCCAAACCGTAACCCCACCACTGCTCAATTCCATCAACACACTAACTTCGTCTCCCAAATGCCCCCAAGttaccactcaaatttcatctTTCCACCGGCATTTCTCTTCGAATCGACCAAGCAATAGCGACGAGGAGGAAGAGGATGAAAGTGAAGATGAAACAGAttatgatgatgacgatgatgatgacgttGAGGGCTTCAAATCGAATAGTGATCCCGGTAGAGAGTACACTCCGGAGGAGAAAGAGTACGAGGCGGCAGAAATTGGATATAAGGTGATCGGCCCACTTCAGAAATCGGACCGGGTTTTCAAACCATATGAACCCGTTTATGCTGTTATTCAG ATTGGTTCCCACCAGTTTAAAGTGAGCAATGGCGATTCCATTTTTGTGGAGAAACTGAAGTTCTGTGAAGTCAATGACAAG TTGATTCTAAACAAGGTTCTGCTGCTGGGCTCAAAGACACAGACAATCATTGGCAGGCCTATATTGCCTGATGCAGCTGTTCATGCTGTTGTTGAGGAGCAT GCATTAGATGCTAAAGTACTGATATTCAAGAAGAAGAGACGAAAGAATTATCGACGAACACGAGGGCATCGACAG GAATTAACAAAGTTGAGGATTACGGATATTCAAGGAGTTGAAAAGCCTGAAGTGGTACCAATTCTCAAGACAGAGAAGAAAGATGCTAAGAAGGTAGCAGTAGCAGCTTAA
- the LOC107011001 gene encoding probable ubiquitin-conjugating enzyme E2 24, with protein sequence MDTSLSDFDSFSESSSYDDQDYVEYLYGGHACSILSSLEESIGKIDDFLSFERVFMYGDIVCSEKEPSGQMGKVVNVEMTVDLESIYGSKIQDVNSKDLVKIRPISVGDYVVMGPWLGKVEKIVDKIKVLFDDGAKSEFSAEASEILTPISPDLVEDPQYPFYPGQRVQVQSQSASGSTSWLCGVRSGKREQGTIYAVEAGVVHVDWIGCGSLGCEKMPSPPTLQDSEKLTLLSCYSHAKWQLGDCCVLPVADSKNSVRKSIQSSPPCGPMELDRQLNKAFQKTNRSSTFLQVAVISKTRTKVDILWQDGSVTTGLDSDSVFPVNIVDAHEFWPEQFVLEKGMGDDSSVPSPKRWGVVRCVDAKERTVKVKWTTYSLHEPNNFRVEQSEEIVSAYELMDHPDYSYCLGDAICKFCEDHVFSLEGKSLSTHMFSETGMDSNTDLKNVDTGKDNLDFPKYDHLSCIGIIVGFKDGDIEVKWATGFTSMVAPFEIYRIDKCEAAVSISASNAENAEPSNVEMSSNESQLSKHEEKGLLKFGGNSESCNESLWDSGSCLISRTAVGFFSSITSTLFGSLSISLFGTYQTISEEGQKSRIVDEEEVIELSHLNAGIPTFEDLKASPVMELEQGQETTEGQKDDALPSSSKLPEHFKQFDVVTDFSDHHFADGAGKAQLSQVRRGWLKKVQQEWSILERDLPETIYVRIYEERTDLIRAAIIGAPATPYHDGIFFFDIYLPPDYPHEPPMVYYHSGGLRVNPNLYESGKVCLSLLNTWTGSGNEVWNPKSSTILQVLLSLQALVLNEKPYFNEAGYDAQIGKADGEKNSVSYNENAFIVTWKSMIYLLHKPPKHFDALVQEHFGNRWKNILLACKAYMDGAPVGSAFQPKNQDKEPIKGSSTGFKIMLGKLYPKLVEAFSNKGIDCSQLSD encoded by the exons ATGGATACATCTCTAAGTGACTTCGATAGTTTCAGCGAGAGCAGCAGTTATGATGATCAGGATTACGTTGAATATCTGTATGGTGGGCATGCATGTTCTATTCTTTCAAGTCTTGAGGAAAGCATCGGTAAGATCGATGATTTCCTCTCTTTCGAGAGGGTGTTCATGTATGGAGACATAGTATGTTCCGAAAAAGAACCATCTGGACAGATGGGAAAAGTGGTCAACGTCGAGATGACTGTTGACCTGGAAAGTATTTATGGAAGCAAAATACAAGATGTTAACTCAAAAGATCTTGTAAAAATACGTCCAATTTCTGTTGGGGATTATGTAGTGATGGGCCCATGGCTAGGGAAAGTTGAAAAGATTGTCGATAAAATTAAAGTTCTCTTTGATGATGGTGCAAAGTCTGAATTTTCAGCAGAAGCTTCAGAAATACTCACACCCATTTCCCCTGATTTAGTCGAAGACCCCCAATATCCTTTCTATCCGGGTCAAAGGGTGCAAGTTCAGTCTCAATCTGCCTCCGGGTCAACCAGTTGGTTATGTGGTGTTAGAAGTGGCAAAAGAGAGCAAGGTACCATTTATGCTGTGGAGGCTGGAGTGGTGCATGTAGATTGGATTGGCTGTGGCAGTCTTGGTTGTGAAAAGATGCCTAGTCCTCCAACTTTGCAGGACTCAGAAAAGTTGACCTTGTTGTCTTGCTACTCCCATGCAAAGTGGCAGCTTGGAGATTGCTGTGTACTTCCAGTTGCTGACTCTAAGAACAGTGTGCGAAAGAGTATTCAAAGCTCACCTCCCTGTGGACCAATGGAACTGGATAGGCAACTAAACAAGGCATTTCAGAAAACTAATAGGAGCTCAACTTTTTTGCAAGTTGCTGTAATTTCAAAGACAAGGACAAAAGTTGATATTTTATGGCAGGATGGAAGCGTGACTACTGGATTGGACTCAGATTCTGTTTTCCCTGTCAATATTGTGGACGCTCATGAGTTTTGGCCTGAGCAGTTCGTGCTTGAGAAGGGAATGGGTGATGACTCATCTGTTCCCAGTCCAAAACGCTGGGGTGTGGTGAGATGCGTTGACGCAAAGGAGCGAACAGTGAAGGTAAAATGGACAACTTATTCCTTGCATGAACCAAACAACTTCAGGGTTGAGCAAAGTGAAGAAATTGTGAGTGCGTATGAACTGATGGACCATCCAGACTACTCATACTGTTTAG GTGATGCGATTTGCAAGTTTTGTGAGGATCATGTTTTCAGTCTTGAAGGAAAGAGCTTAAGTACGCACATGTTCTCTGAGACTGGCATGGACAGCAACACTGATCTCAAGAATGTTGATACTGGAAAGGATAATTTGGATTTCCCCAAATATGACCATTTATCTTGTATTGGTATTATTGTTGGCTTCAAAGATGGTGATATTGAAGTAAAATGGGCTACTGGTTTTACAAGCATG GTTGCACCCTTTGAAATCTACCGGATAGATAAATGTGAAGCTGCTGTTTCAATTAGTGCATCCAATGCTGAAAATGCTGAGCCATCAAATGTGGAGATGAGTTCAAATGAAAGTCAGCTCTCAAAGCATGAGGAAAAG GGCTTGCTGAAGTTTGGTGGCAATAGTGAAAGTTGCAATGAGAGCTTGTGGGACTCTGGTTCCTGTTTGATTTCTCGAACTGCTGTTGGCTTTTTCTCTAGTATCACCTCAACTCTTTTTGGCTCATTGAGCATATCACTGTTTGGTACATACCAAACTATATCAGAAGAAGGCCAGAAATCAAGGATTGTCGATGAGGAGGAAGTCATAGAACTTAGCCATTTGAATGCAGGAATTCCCACATTTGAGGACTTAAAGGCTTCGCCTGTAATGGAACTAGAGCAAGGACAGGAAACAACTGAGGGCCAAAAAGATGATGCTTTGCCATCTTCCAGCAAGCTGCCTGAACATTTTAAACAGTTTGATGTGGTCACCGATTTCTCAGACCACCATTTTGCAGATGGTGCTGGAAAGGCCCAGCTATCCCAG GTGAGAAGAGGTTGGCTGAAGAAGGTCCAGCAAGAGTGGAGCATTTTGGAACGTGATCTTCCTG AGACTATCTATGTACGCATCTATGAGGAAAGAACTGATTTGATCCGAGCTGCCATTATTGGTGCACCTGCGACTCCGTATCATGATGGAATCTTCTTCTTTGATATTTACCTACCTCCGGACTATCCTCATGAGCCACCT ATGGTCTACTATCACTCTGGTGGGCTTCGTGTCAATCCTAACCTGTATGAGTCAGGAAAGGTTTGCCTCAGCCTCTTAAACACATGGACGGGCTCTGGAAATGAAGTGTGGAACCCCAAAAGTTCCACGATTCTACAAGTTCTTCTCTCTCTTCAAGCTCTTGTGCTCAATGAAAAGCCTTATTTCAAtgaggctggatatgatgcgcAGATTGGTAAAGCTGACGGTGAAAAGAACTCTGTCAGCTATAACGAAAATGCTTTCATTGTTACCTGGAAGTCCATGATATACCTGCTCCACAAGCCACCCAAG CATTTTGATGCACTTGTTCAAGAGCACTTTGGTAACCGATGGAAAAACATTTTGTTAGCTTGTAAGGCGTACATGGATGGCGCACCAGTTGGTTCAGCATTCCAACCCAAGAACCAGGACAAAGAACCAATAAAAGGAAGCTCTACTGGATTCAAAATTATGCTTGGCAAGCTTTACCCTAAACTCGTGGAGGCATTTTCCAACAAAGGTATCGATTGCAGTCAGTTGTCCGATTAA
- the LOC107008698 gene encoding uncharacterized protein LOC107008698 yields MLLEHSIAMENSSAPSSLQNPSSRFKLSIFSRTQFLKFQYGHLLLFIFVFFLNSSVIGGVSYPPEFPQIPYPQYCNDVVPSTPLAQTLTPFNATSFLLTLNNAYIHAPADNAGKFKPKTLNFYTKNVYPTQNGKIFKIEGGLRFAGRIGPDFFGEFLHRRQLRLVYHRPPRFPTEGFGNSREIWVSGFWDSGTGKLCMVGSGLRRLSSINVVLKLNYLNSSDILHSVVNGTLERIDLNDKNAYTKPVEIFGMSLRNYVYTLIDKEVENNGFSEFGDWSNVSLGIDQDSSLCSVIGRAGTMELMYLGNCSNGNCDFFGGNLSNFRPASMWFNEIECGGNRRGRFLLSFGDGVHTRPTNLINQTLVAEGKWNEQTKTVDMIGCRMFNGSEASEKGSVGDCVVRLSLRLPKQWTLKERSVVVGEIWKRKDSNESGNYGKIVLHSVRNLVNRIDGLAYEYTVIDNVTRSCAKALAYKGKGGKYPDVHSSDMRFDMTVRNRKKIDIFSYSSPLSVGNKFYRDVSGSSVQVNDNQSTVVNISYVLHFVAPSQFLYSDEHTPLTIEISAEGLYDSKSGHLCMVGCMYFSSRHGILQRNSSLDCEIVVNIQYPPLNAKVARGVRGTIESLRKKSNPLYFEPLELISNSVYFDQAKNSMWRMDLEMTMVLISNTLACIFVGLQLFYVRKNPTVLPFISVVMLVVLTLAHMIPLLLNFEALFLVNREKQNVYFGSDGWLEVNEILIRIMTMIAFLLEFRLLQLTWSARAGVESPKNYWISDKKVLYLSMPMYIFGGLIAYFIHLSRMPHQLKLRLSPRFHYQQQTFWVELKSYAGLVLDGFLLPQILFNLFCNTTERALTPGFYIGTTLVRLMPHVYDLYRTNSNAWSYDYIYGNPKMDYYSTAWDIIICCGGLLLSVLVFLQQRFGGRCFLPRRYRDSSTYEKVPVVSTESITEA; encoded by the coding sequence ATGCTCCTTGAGCACTCCATAGCAATGGAGAATTCGTCAGCTCCATCTTCATTAcaaaaccctagttcaagatTCAAACTTTCCATCTTTTCAAGAACCCAATTTCTCAAATTCCAATATGGTCAtcttttactctttattttcgTATTTTTCCTTAACTCCTCCGTTATCGGTGGAGTCTCATACCCTCCTGAATTTCCTCAGATCCCATACCCACAATACTGTAACGATGTTGTTCCCAGCACCCCTTTGGCCCAAACTTTAACCCCTTTCAACGCTACGTCGTTTCTCCTCACTCTTAACAACGCGTACATACACGCGCCGGCTGATAATGCCGGGAAATTCAAGCCGAAAACCCTTAATTTCTACACAAAGAATGTTTATCCGACCCAAAAtggtaaaatatttaaaattgaggGTGGTTTAAGGTTTGCAGGAAGAATTGGTCCGGATTTTTTCGGTGAATTTCTACACCGGCGGCAACTTCGGCTAGTTTATCACCGGCCACCGAGGTTTCCTACCGAAGGCTTCGGGAATTCGAGGGAGATTTGGGTTTCCGGTTTCTGGGATTCGGGTACTGGAAagctttgtatggtcggatcaGGTTTGAGGAGGTTAAGTTCTATTAATGTTGTTCTTAAGTTGAATTATTTGAATTCATCTGATATTTTGCATAGTGTGGTTAATGGTACATTGGAAAGAATTGATCTGAATGATAAAAATGCATATACTAAGCCTGTTGAAATATTTGGTATGTCTTTGAGGAATTATGTTTATACTTTGATTGATAAAGAGGTTGAGAATAATGGGTTTAGTGAATTTGGTGATTGGTCTAATGTTTCGCTGGGAATAGACCAGGATAGTAGCTTGTGTTCAGTTATAGGTCGTGCCGGGACTATGGAACTGATGTATTTGGGTAATTGTAGCAATGGCAATTGCGATTTCTTTGGTGGTAATTTGTCAAATTTTAGGCCGGCCTCGATGTGGTTTAATGAGATTGAGTGTGGGGGTAATAGAAGAGGGAGATTCTTGTTAAGTTTTGGTGATGGCGTGCACACCCGACCAACTAATTTGATAAATCAAACATTAGTTGCTGAAGGGAAGTGGAATGAGCAGACTAAAACAGTTGACATGATTGGTTGCCGGATGTTCAATGGAAGTGAGGCATCTGAAAAGGGATCTGTTGGGGATTGTGTTGTGAGGCTGAGTTTGAGGTTGCCTAAGCAATGGACCTTGAAGGAGAGAAGTGTTGTTGTTGGGGAGATTTGGAAAAGAAAAGACTCAAATGAGTCAGGTAATTATGGCAAAATAGTCTTGCACAGCGTAAGAAATCTGGTTAACAGAATTGATGGATTGGCATATGAGTATACTGTGATTGATAATGTGACGAGGTCTTGTGCCAAGGCACTGGCTTATAAAGGGAAGGGAGGGAAGTATCCCGATGTACATTCATCTGATATGAGATTTGACATGACGGTGAGGAACaggaaaaaaatagatattttcaGTTATTCATCTCCATTGTCTGTGGGGAATAAGTTTTACCGGGATGTATCTGGTTCTTCTGTTCAAGTGAATGACAATCAAAGCACTGTGGTCAATATAAGCTATGTACTGCACTTTGTTGCTCCATCTCAGTTCTTGTACAGTGATGAGCATACTCCTTTGACAATTGAAATTTCTGCTGAGGGATTATATGATTCGAAAAGTGGACATCTTTGCATGGTTGGCTGTATGTACTTTTCATCACGTCATGGGATTTTACAGAGAAATTCTTCGTTAGACTGTGAAATTGTAGTTAATATTCAGTATCCTCCTTTGAATGCTAAAGTTGCCCGTGGTGTTAGAGGTACCATTGAGAGCCTGAGAAAAAAGTCTAATCCTCTTTACTTTGAACCCTTGGAGCTTATATCAAATTCCGTCTACTTTGACCAAGCCAAAAATTCCATGTGGAGAATGGATCTGGAAATGACAATGGTTCTAATTTCCAATACACTTGCATGCATCTTTGTGGGTCTGCAGCTATTTTATGTGAGAAAAAACCCAACAGTGCTTCCATTTATCTCTGTAGTCATGCTAGTTGTACTCACACTTGCACACATGATCCCTCTGTTGCTGAACTTCGAAGCGCTGTTCTTGGTCAACCGGGAGAAGCAGAATGTTTACTTTGGTAGTGACGGATGGCTTGAAGTAAATGAGATTTTAATTAGAATCATGACGATGATAGCATTCTTGTTGGAATTCCGTCTTCTTCAACTCACATGGTCTGCAAGAGCAGGTGTTGAGAGCCCCAAAAATTACTGGATATCAGATAAAAAGGTTCTGTATTTGTCTATGCCAATGTATATTTTTGGTGGATTGATTGCTTATTTTATCCATCTGTCAAGAATGCCTCACCAGCTGAAGCTTCGATTGTCGCCTCGTTTTCATTACCAACAACAAACTTTCTGGGTTGAGCTTAAATCATATGCCGGCTTGGTCTTGGATGGATTTTTGCTTCCTCAGATTCTGTTCAATTTATTCTGCAACACCACTGAGAGGGCTCTCACCCCTGGTTTCTATATAGGAACTACCCTTGTGCGCCTAATGCCACATGTATATGATCTTTACAGAACTAACAGCAATGCTTGGTCGTATGATTACATATATGGGAACCCGAAAATGGATTACTATTCCACTGCTTGGGACATCATTATCTGTTGTGGGGGTCTGCTGCTTTCTGTTCTTGTTTTCTTGCAGCAGAGATTTGGGGGCCGTTGTTTTCTTCCCAGAAGATATAGAGATAGCTCCACGTATGAGAAAGTACCCGTAGTCAGCACTGAGTCAATTACAGAAGCATGA